One window from the genome of Garra rufa chromosome 1, GarRuf1.0, whole genome shotgun sequence encodes:
- the LOC141342118 gene encoding tripartite motif-containing protein 16-like produces MADSSISWAEDQFSCSVCQDLLKDPVTIPCGHSYCMNCISGCWDEEDWKRIYSCPQCRQTFSPRPVLGKNVVFAEMVEKLKKIRLQAAPPASVHTGSGDVLCDSCAGIKQKAVKSCLECRSSFCQTHFEQHENLFRGKQHNLMDATGRLQEMICPQHIKMLEIYCRTDQQCICMMCLVDEHKNHDTVSAAAERKEKQRCLEGKQRTFQQTIQQKEKDLEQMREAVASHKRSAQTAVEDSERIFSELIRSIEKRRSEVKQLIRDQERAAVSRAEEQLDRLKQEIDELKRKDAELEQLSKRQDHVYFLQSLSSISLSGSTDAFTVSSQLSFDDVVKSVSQLRDNLQKLSRETIENLYGRVKTIQVILAPEYQTRKEFLQYSHLLTVDPNSVFSWLHLSEGNTVVTVTDTRQHYPDHPDRFDYWGQALCRESVTGRCYWEVEWSGAGRLGVDISVTYKSISRKGKSNEILAGCNNQSWKLFCSPDYCSFWHSNFETVLPVTRVSSRIGVYVDHSAGILSFYSVSDRMSLIHRVQTTFTQPLYAMFGLDNNSTVKVCRLTN; encoded by the exons ATGGCAGATTCCAGCATCTCATGGGCTGAGGATCAGTTCAGCTGTTCAGTGTGTCAGGAtctcctgaaggatccagtgacgattccctgtggacacagttactgtatgaACTGCATCTCGGGATGCTGGGACGAGGAGGATTGGAAGAGAATCTACAGCTGtcctcagtgcagacagaccttcagcCCAAGACCTGTTTTAGGCAAAAACGTGGTGTTTGCTGAAATGGTGGAGAAGCTCAAGAAGATAAGACTTCAAGCTGCTCCTCCTGCTTCTGTTCACACTGGATCTGGAGATGTTCTGTGCGACTCCTGCGCTGGAATTAAACAGAAAGCAGTGAAATCGTGTCTGGAGTGTCGAAGCTCTTTCTGTCAAACTCATTTTGAACAGCATGAGAATCTCTTCAGAGGTAAACAGCACAATCTGATGGACGCCACTGGACGCctgcaggagatgatctgccCTCAACATATTAAAATGCTGGAAATTTACTGCCGTACCGACCAGCAGTGCATCTGCATGATGTGTTTGGTGGATGAACACAAAAATCATGACACTGTATCAGCTGCAGCAGAACGGAAAGAGAAACAG AGATGTTTGGAGGGGAAGCAAAGGACATTTCAGCAAACAATCCAGCAGAAAGAGAAAGATCTTGAGCAAATGAGAGAGGCTGTGGCATCTCATAAg cgctctgcacagacagcagtggaggacagtgagaggatcttcTCTGAACTCATCCGCTCTATTGAGAAACGTCGCTCTGAGGTGAAGCagctgatcagagatcaggaaagagctgcagtgagtcgagctgaagaACAACTGGACCGACTGAAGCAGGAGATCGATGAGCTGAAGAGGAAAGATGCTGAGCTTGAACAGCTTTCAAAAAGACAGGATCATGTTTATTTCCTCCAG AGTTTGTcgtccatctctctctctggaTCTACAGATGCCTTCACTGTCAGTTCTCAACTATCTTTTGATGATGTAGTGAAATCCGTCTCTCAACTCAGAGACAACCTGCAGAAGTTATCCAGAGAGACTATAGAAAACCTGTATGGAAGAG TGAAAACCATCCAGGTCATTCTGGCTCCTGAATATCAGACCAGAAAGGAGTTCCTACAAT attcccatcTGTTGACTGTGgatccaaattcagttttttcctgGCTCCATCTGTCTGAGGGAAACACAGTGGTGACTGTCACTGACACACGTCAGCattatcctgatcatccagacagatttgattatTGGGGGCAAgcgttgtgtagagagagtgtgactggacgctgttactgggaggtgGAGTGGAGCGGTGCTGGGAGGTTAGGAGTAGATATATCAGTGACATATAAGAGCATCAGTAGGAAGGGAAAAAGTAATGAGATTTTAGCTGGGTGTAACAATCAGTCCTGGAAATTGTTCTGCTCTCCAGACTATTGCTCATTCTGGCACAGTAACTTTGAAACTGTCCTTCCTGTAACTCGTGTGTccagtagaataggagtgtatgtggatcacagCGCAGGGATtttgtccttctacagcgtctcagACAGAATGAGTCTCATCCACAGagtccagaccacattcactcagccgctctatgCCATGTTTGGACTAGATAATAACTCAACTGTGAAAGTGTGTCGTCTGACTAATTAA
- the LOC141342128 gene encoding E3 ubiquitin/ISG15 ligase TRIM25-like gives MAKANILLNQDQFCCPVCLDLLKHPVTIPCGHNYCMSCISEYWNQKDQKGIYRCALCKQSFTPRLILGKNVVIAGMLEKLKKMKLQTVAPAVHHTESGDVQCNSCTEIKQKAVKSCLECRSSYCQNHLEQHENLFRGKQHNLMDPTRHLQDMICPQHDKMLDIYCRTDQRCICMLCLGDGHKNHDTVSTAEARAEKQRYLVKKQRKIQKIIQQKEKDLQELREAVASHKRSTQTAMEDSERIFTELIRSIEKRRSEVMQLIRDQERAAVSRAEERLERMQLELDELRRKDVELKQLSETDDHIHFFQRLPSVPGLTGLAVSCHLSFDAVVKTMIQLRDNLHNFSRETIENITGIVKTIQVFGAPDYQTRKDFLRYSHQLTPELNSVNNWIHLSERNTVMTDTDKDQCYPDHPDRFDYWTQVLCRESVTGRCYWEVEWRGDERLGVAIAVTYKSIRRKGESNEILAGCNNQSWRLYCTPTFYSFTHNNIETVLPVTRVSSRIGVYVDHSAGILSFYSVSDSMSLIHRVKTTFTQPLYAMFGFDGQTSVKLCCLTK, from the exons ATGGCAAAAGCCAATATTTTATTGAATCAGGATCAGTTCTGCTGTCCAGTGTGTCTGGATCTACTGAAGCATCCAGTGACAATTCCCTGTGGACACAATTACTGCATGAGCTGTATCTCAGAATACTGGAATCAAAAAGATCAGAAGGGAATCTACAGATGTGCTTTATGCAAACAAAGCTTTACTCCAAGACTGATTTTAGGTAAGAATGTGGTGATTGCTGGAATGTTGGAGAAACTGAAGAAGATGAAACTCCAAACTGTTGCTCCTGCAGTTCATCACACTGAATCTGGAGATGTTCAGTGCAACTCCTGCACTGAAATTAAACAGAAAGCTGTGAAATCGTGTCTTGAGTGTCGGAGCTCTTACTGTCAAAATCACCTCGAACAGCATGAGAATCTCTTCAGAGGTAAACAACACAATCTGATGGACCCCACTCGACACCTGCAGGATATGATCTGCCCTCAACATGATAAAATGCTGGATATTTACTGTCGTACCGACCAGCGATGTATCTGTATGCTGTGTTTGGGGGATGGACACAAAAATCATGACACAGTATCAACTGCAGAGGCAAGAGCTGAGAAACAG AGGTATTTGGTGAAGAAACAGAGAAAAATACAGAAGATAATCCAGCAGAAAGAGAAAGATCTCCAGGAGCTGAGAGAGGCTGTGGCGTCTCATAAG CGCTCTACACAGACAGCAatggaggacagtgagaggatcttcACTGAACTCATCCGCTCTATTGAGAAACGTCGCTCTGAGGTGATGCagctgatcagagatcaggaaagagctgcagtgagtcgagctgaagaACGACTGGAGCGAATGCAGCTGGAGCTTGATGAATTGAGGAGGAAAGATGTTGAGCTGAAGCAGCTTTCAGAGACAGATGATCATATTCATTTCTTTCAG CGTTTGCCGTCTGTCCCTGGATTAACCGGTTTAGCTGTCAGTTGTCATCTCTCTTTTGATGCTGTAGTGAAAACTATGATTCAACTCAGAGACAACCTGCACAATTTCTCCAGAGAGACTATAGAAAACATAACTGGAATag TGAAAACCATCCAGGTCTTTGGTGCTCCTGATTATCAGACCAGAAAAGATTTCCTACGAT ATTCTCATCAGTTGACTCCTGAACTGAACTCTGTCAATAATTGGATCCATCTATCTGAGAGAAACACTGTGATGACTGACACTGACAAAGATCAGTgttatcctgatcatccagacagatttgattatTGGACCCAGGTGTTGTGTAGGGAGAGTGtgactggacgctgttactgggaggtgGAGTGGAGGGGTGATGAGAGATTAGGAGTGGCTATAGCAGTGACATATAAGAGCATCAGGAGGAAGGGAGAGAGTAATGAGATCTTAGCTGGATGTAACAATCAGTCCTGGAGACTGTACTGCACTCCCACTTTCTACTCATTCACACACAATAACATTGAGACAGTCCTTCCTGTAACCCGTGTGTccagtagaataggagtgtatgtggatcacagCGCAGGGATtttgtccttctacagcgtctctgactcAATGAGTCTCATCCACAGAGTCaagaccacattcactcagccgctctatgCCATGTTTGGATTTGATGGACAGACATCTGTGAAACTGTGTTGTCTAACCAAGTAA